From a region of the Candidatus Zixiibacteriota bacterium genome:
- a CDS encoding MT-A70 family methyltransferase, with protein sequence MPRGPFDIIYADPPWRYQWSGMNHKIEKHYPTMDLQDIKNLQIPSAADSVLYLWTPPAILGNALEVMEAWGFRYRSHAVWDKEIMGLGVWWRNQHELLLVGRKGTFPVPPPSQRLRSVFREKRTIHSKKPHSVYEMIEHMYPGMRYLELFARNRRRGWKSWGNEV encoded by the coding sequence ATGCCCAGAGGACCATTTGATATCATCTATGCCGATCCACCCTGGCGGTACCAATGGTCAGGAATGAATCACAAGATCGAAAAGCACTATCCGACTATGGATTTGCAGGACATCAAGAACCTTCAGATTCCTTCAGCTGCTGATTCGGTTCTATATCTGTGGACGCCTCCGGCAATACTTGGCAATGCGCTGGAAGTCATGGAGGCCTGGGGTTTTCGGTATCGCAGCCATGCCGTGTGGGACAAGGAAATCATGGGGCTTGGTGTCTGGTGGCGGAATCAGCACGAATTGCTCTTGGTCGGCCGCAAGGGCACGTTTCCGGTGCCGCCGCCGTCGCAACGCCTCCGCTCGGTGTTTCGTGAGAAACGAACCATCCACAGCAAGAAGCCGCATTCGGTCTACGAGATGATCGAGCACATGTACCCCGGTATGCGGTATCTGGAGTTATTCGCCCGGAACCGCCGTCGTGGCTGGAAAAGCTGGGGCAACGAGGTATAA